A section of the Pseudomonas lini genome encodes:
- the cheR gene encoding protein-glutamate O-methyltransferase CheR — protein MSTGNLDFEQFRVFLEKACGILLGENKQYLVSSRLNKLMEQQGIKSLGELVQRIQTQPRSGLRELVVDAMTTNETLWFRDTYPFEVLKNKVLPESIKASPGQRLRIWSAACSSGQEPYSLSMSIDEFERVNMGQLKMGVQIVATDLSGTMLTNCKTGEYDSLAIGRGLSPERLQRYFDPKGPGRWAIKAPIKSRVEFRSFNLLDSYASLGKFDIVFCRNVLIYFSAEVKKDILLRIHSTLKPGGYLFLGASEALNGLPDHYQMVQCSPGIIYKAK, from the coding sequence TTGTCTACGGGTAATTTGGATTTCGAACAGTTCCGGGTCTTCCTGGAAAAAGCCTGTGGCATTTTGCTCGGTGAGAACAAGCAATACCTGGTCTCGAGCCGTCTCAACAAACTGATGGAACAGCAGGGCATCAAATCGCTGGGTGAATTGGTTCAGCGCATCCAGACCCAACCGCGCAGCGGTTTGCGCGAGCTGGTGGTGGATGCCATGACCACCAACGAAACCCTGTGGTTTCGTGACACCTATCCGTTTGAAGTCTTGAAGAACAAGGTATTGCCTGAGTCGATCAAGGCAAGCCCCGGACAGCGCCTGCGGATCTGGTCGGCGGCGTGTTCGTCGGGTCAGGAACCGTATTCGCTGTCGATGTCCATCGATGAGTTCGAGCGGGTCAACATGGGCCAGTTGAAGATGGGCGTGCAGATCGTTGCCACGGATCTGTCCGGCACCATGCTGACCAACTGCAAGACCGGTGAATACGACAGCCTGGCCATCGGCCGCGGTCTGTCGCCCGAGCGCCTTCAGCGTTACTTCGACCCGAAAGGGCCGGGACGCTGGGCCATCAAGGCACCGATCAAGAGTCGCGTGGAATTTCGTTCGTTCAACCTGCTCGACAGCTACGCAAGCCTGGGCAAGTTCGACATCGTGTTTTGCCGCAACGTGCTGATCTACTTCTCCGCCGAGGTGAAGAAAGACATCCTGTTGCGCATCCACAGCACGCTCAAGCCCGGCGGCTATCTGTTCCTTGGCGCGTCCGAAGCGCTGAACGGTTTGCCGGATCATTATCAAATGGTCCAGTGCAGCCCGGGGATCATTTACAAGGCGAAGTGA